The Terriglobia bacterium nucleotide sequence AGCGGGCTGGGCCGGTGCTCGCGCCATGACATCGACTTCCGGCCCCGGAATATCCCTGATGTCGGAGTTCGTCGGCCTGTCGTATTTCGCCGAAGTGCCGGCTGTAATCTGGGACGTCCAGCGCGTCGGGCCTTCCACGGGACTGCCGACGCGGACCAGCCAAGGAGACATCCTCTCGACCTATCTGTTGAGCCACGGCGATACCAGGCACATCATGTTGATTCCTGCGACCGTCGAGGAGTGTTTCCGGTTCGCCCAGGAGGCTTTCAACCTGGCGGAGAAGTTCCAGACGCCCGTATTCTGCATGAGCGATCTGGATCTCGGGATGAACAACTGGATGTCCGAAGCCTTCCAGTATCCCGACGACATCCCGATCGACCGGGGCAAAGTGCTGTCGGATGAAGATCTCGATCGACTGGGAGGCTTCTCCCGCTATCTGGATGTTGACGGGGATGGCATTCCCTATCGCACGCTCCCGGGATCCAGACATCCGGCTGCCGGGTACTTCACTCGCGGCAGCGGCCACAATGAGCATGCGGAATACAGCGAGCGTCCGGAAGACTACGCAAATCTGATGGATCGCCTGGCGCGCAAGATCGACAACGCACGCTCCGTTGTGCCTGCGCCCGCAATTGAGAACGGCGCCGGAGCCGCGGTCGGCATTGTCGCTTACGGCACTACGCACCATGCAATCGGCGAATGCCGCGACCAGCTCGCCGCCGAAAACGGCTTGGAAACGGATTATCTGCGCATCCGTGGCCTGCCGTTCAGCACGGAAGTGGGAACCTTCCTGAAGCAGCACGAGCGTGTGTATGTCGTCGAACAGAATCGCGACGGGCAGATGCGCAGCCTGCTGACGCTCGACTTCCCGGGGCAGGCCTCCAGGCTGCGTTCCGTGCTTCATTACAACGGCATCCCGATCGACGCACGTTTCGTGACCCGGGCGATTGTCACGCAGGAAAAGGAGGCTCTGTAACCATGCCGGCCGAGCCGGAATCTCCAAAATCCAAAGGCAACGCCAATCGCGTCGGACTCCTGATGCAGGACTATAAAGGGAAGGATTCCACCCTCTGCGCCGGGTGC carries:
- a CDS encoding 2-oxoacid:acceptor oxidoreductase subunit alpha, which produces MVKFEASDCFREAGTASGLKEVSLDITRTSVAAADQERGEIRGSVTNDFSIQVATVNGSGSQSANSVLMRAIFQMGVPVSGKNLFPSNIAGLPTWFTIRANKNSYLARKAEIDFAVALNPQTAREDALSVIKGGALLAEASLGLKGLRSDISYYEAPFLSLAAQVSTEVRLRKLLSNMIYVGVMAQLLGIDPAEVEKAIRRQFASKLKAAEINIKAARAGMEYAEAHLPKSDPFRIERMDKTRGMIIIDGNTAAALGAVFGGCTIVTWYPITPSTSLVEQIIFYMKKYRIDPKTGKPTFAIVQAEDELAAVGMVIGAGWAGARAMTSTSGPGISLMSEFVGLSYFAEVPAVIWDVQRVGPSTGLPTRTSQGDILSTYLLSHGDTRHIMLIPATVEECFRFAQEAFNLAEKFQTPVFCMSDLDLGMNNWMSEAFQYPDDIPIDRGKVLSDEDLDRLGGFSRYLDVDGDGIPYRTLPGSRHPAAGYFTRGSGHNEHAEYSERPEDYANLMDRLARKIDNARSVVPAPAIENGAGAAVGIVAYGTTHHAIGECRDQLAAENGLETDYLRIRGLPFSTEVGTFLKQHERVYVVEQNRDGQMRSLLTLDFPGQASRLRSVLHYNGIPIDARFVTRAIVTQEKEAL